AACCTGATATCGTGAACCAAGTTGAACAATTGACGAGCAGAGGGtggatttaaaaaatatctaaaaataatttatccgATTTCTAAATTGCCTGCTCGTTTGCATAATAGATGCTGAGGTGCTGACGTCGTTCGCGAAGAACGTGGCGTCGATCCTATCATCGACCTTGTTGGGCGAGTATCAGGACCAATCTGCGAACCAATTATCGTCGACTCTCCTGAAAAAAATTCAGGATGACCCGCCCTTGCTCAACACCGAGAACCTCAACGATCCCAGTTCGGAATCATCGAAATCTTCGAGTCGCCAGCTGCGGCACGCACGTTCATCAAAGGAAGTAAGAGGGGCATACCAAGACGGTTATGTAATGCCGCACCCGTCAGGACACTCGAAATATTATAATGCGGAGTCGCACGAATACGCGGTGAATCCCGGTGCCAGGATTTCGAACGAAGGGAAATCGGCAAAGAACGTCAACGTGGACACCAAAGGAAATTCCATCGACGCCGACATCAACGCAGCTTCCGTTTATTATTCCAATCGCCACGAGCATTCTCCTAGACTCAGAATCACGAATCCTGTACATCCATCGGTGAATTCGAACCCTTACGGACATCCCGCGTTTCAACCTCGTTATCATCATTCGACGCCTCAGAGCATCGAAGGCTCTGCGAGCGTGGACGGGAACGCTCAAGCAGCTAGAATAACTCGGAGACCGTTCAatctgaattaccacgcttatGTTCATCCTCAACACACGTTCGATAGAGACCCAGGATTCTATCCGTATGGGAGACCGATCGAAGGGAACGGTCAACCTTCACCATCAGCCAGTGGACAGGATGAAAGTAACCCATCTAGGCTGATCGACGACCAGAATCAAGGCCAGACGGCGTTAGGAGGATACGACTACAGTCCACACTTCCACTACAAGCCACCTTACTATGGTGGTTTCTATCATGGCTTCCCTGCCTTTCCGTTCGACCACCGCAACGCTTCCTTCGATCACGGAAACGGCGAACATCCAGGAGGTAATGCCACGGGCGGTTTTGTACCGTACGGTCCGCCAATTTTTCCCGATTACAAATTTAATCCATATTTTCCTTATCATTCGACATTTCCGCCGTATTTCAACGGACACAGAAGACCAGCTGATCCACAAAATCCTCCAGATAATGCGGAGAATGGAGAGCAGAGTGTGTCTGCGGAGAATGGACAGACTGATGCGAATGGGACCATGGGACATCGTCCTCCCTACGGATTTGTACCGTATGGTCCTTTCTATGGGGACTTTTATCTGCCAAAATATCCTCTGACGTTTCACGGTTATCCCTATCATTTCCATCATGGCTTCCACAATTTCCCTCCGTATTTTAAACCTGGGCCTTACGTTCACTTTCCTTTGTTTCATTCGTACCCGTACTTTGCTCCGTACTTTCGTCCTCATTTTAATGGTCGGGGACATATGATGGCGGATAAACCTATGCAGGATGCGAAGATGACTGACAATGCTGAATCGCCACCTACGAACGATCAGGCGGAAATGATATCCGAGAGCAAAGCCGATATAGTTCGATACGAGAAGTCTGCTTCGTCTTGGCCTTTCGGCAAAGACATTAAGAAGATATCTGATCGAGTTCAACTAGAAGAAACGTCTTAATATAGCGATATGAATAAAATTAGCGACTTGTATtagtttttgtatttattgtggGAGATTCGGAAAATGAGGAATAAAGATGATATCAAAATATGAGGGAtatgcaattaaaatttatacattttctagAACTTCCTAACACCCATATTCCGAAatcattgaatttttgaatactcgaacttttaagttttaaaattattcaagatCCTAAATCCTCgtatattctgaaatttataaGGTTCacgattctcaaatttgcaaatgttaccaaactttaaaattttttaaatccataattttttaaattgcaaaattaagagTAGattcaaaatcccaagatcctatAATccttgaattctaaaattcaaattcccaaatatcaatagtccctaaattccacattctcaattttcacattcccaaattctcaagtctctaatttctacattcccaaattccacattccccaattcccacattctccaatttccacattccccaattcccacatttctcaaattccacattctccaatttccacattctccaattcccacattccgcaattcccacatttctgaaattccacattccgcaattcccacatttctgaaattccacattccccaattcccacattctccaatttccacattccccaattctataatcccaaattccacattcccccaattccacattcccaaattccatattcccccaattcgacatccccaaattccacattcccccaattccacaatcccaaattccacattcccccaattccacattcccaaattccatattcccccaattcgacatccccaaattccgcattcccaaattccacattcccccaattccacatccccaaatttttaaacccccaaaatctcaagtcgCCTAATCCTGGAGTTCTAAATGTTCCAAGTCCTCAGACTCCGAGATTCGAAAATATCGAATATTGCGACTAAACTCTAGATCCATCGATTCGAAGCGGAAACGTTTAATTAGTGCTGACAATTAGTAAAGCGTTGTTGTACGACACGTGCGGTAACTTGGCATTGGTCTGCGAAACGTTCCCATACTTATGATACACAAAAAAGTTCCCATAGCTCTGGTCGGCCTTATGCCGCAATTATATGCCGTGCCCACCACGCATGCCAACTACGGTCTAATAATTTTCGTGGCCTCTGCTGCCAGGGTTTTTGCATATGCGTGTCACGTATCAACGGGATTAATCGGCGAAGATGACTCAAAGACGATTGTTACGAGATCGTAGACAGAGTGCAACGCATAAGATTCGCATAGTGTCGACACGAAATGAGCTATCCTCGAGATCGGTAACGGCGCGGTATAAAATCGATTTATCCGCGGTTATTCAAGGTGAATCGCGATACGTAATACGCGGAAAGTCCTTCGATATTCATGCCACTATTTACTGGTGAGTTCTGGGGAAATAGTCTACgggataagaaaaaaaaatggtcACGTAACAGACAGAATCGGACTACGAAACGTTCCGTTGATTATGGCGACGCTGATTCATGTCTGATATTTATGTTGGTCGGAATCGTTTTGCAACGAAAGCAATATTTATGTAATGTTGGAGGACGCTGTTGTTTGTTGATAATTTCAGCGGCGTTTTTTGTCGTGATTGATGTACTCGTAACAGGTTGACGACCGGGGATTCAATGCTTTGATTGATGAGTCTCTGGATTTGTTCGTGGTTGAAGCGCGATTCAAGAATGGGACACGGAAGGTTTTGATGGACTCAATAAATGATTTAAGCTTTTATTTGcattgtgtgatttttaatGGGCGATTTGTTGAAAGTCATGGCGTTTTGAATCCGTtcgtcgaatattttattattatattgttatgtaactaaactattactattactgttatATTCTGCATAttgaaaacattaaaatttttaataaaaaattcgtaCTTTAAACTACTTCGGTACATAAATATCTTCGAGTTCTCGAAGCcttctgaatatttaaaatttatgctCCATACTTATTCCAATATTTGAATGTAATTATCGAAGTATAATATACCAGATATATTTATGTCTccaataaaatttctaagtaattgagtattcaaattcttaacattaataatacacgaattttaaataatttcaatttatttaaatatttacatactcAAATATATCATCTCCGATTTGCATACGAACTCACCCAAATAATCAGAAATATAGTCATCAGCGCGTAATTTTTATTCAGAATGGCTGCACGTGAAAAACATACGTAAAGAAATGACGTAATTACTCGACAAACGAGACAGTTGTTTCGAAGTGACGTGCAACAGACAATCAACGAATCACGTAGTCACGCGATCCCTTTTTCTGCTGAAACGAAATGATTATTCGCCGCATGCACAACGATAAACCATATGGTTATACTGTGGAATCTGTACCGTGTATTTTCACCGAACATTGTCAAGTTTTAAGAAAGTTCTTGTATCGACCTCATTCATGCCTGCGTTACCGGAGCAACGTGTTTCACTGTGGCTCGAGAGTGTTCATTGTATAACGGAATGCAACAAATTAATCCCCCAAATGTTTTCGGTTCAATAACGATTCGTTGTGCAATATCGTAATTGATGTTACATTCGCATTAACTGCAATTAACGACGGACGCATCCTCCGGTTCGAAGCGTGTCGCAACCATGATTTTTTTTCACAATTTCGTTCTGCACCGTGTAATTTCATCATTTTGTAACGTAATCTCCTGTATGCTCCTGTTATGTAATCTCCGACTTTTCTTCTTTCTCCTTTGATCACGACACGCGTAATGGCGTCATGTCTCTGCGCATCTTTCGCGTTCACCCACGCATTGAACTTCCTATGCTTATAATTAACCGGTTAGATAGAGTGTAAATGTATATTTATCTGATGATTGGATGTGAGAACGCGGCATGGATGTTTTTGACGTAATTGACTTCGAACAACGGGTAATTAGTATTTTTAGATGAGCTCTGGGTAAGTAGGTTAGTGATGGAAAActgaggaattcagaaatttagaaattctggaattttggcacttggaaattctgaaattttgaagtttagaaatttgttgagCGAGTATCAGGACCAATCTGCGAACCAATTatcaatttgggagatttgaagatctggaggagtggagatttgaagacttgagaactaaggagttttagaatttagaaatttggataaattgggaattggacactttgggtatttggaaagttgaaagcTGGAAGTTTAGtacttgggaattaggaaactggaaaacttggaaatttataaattcagaaatttgataatggAGGAAATGGAAAGGAAGATTTTAAGATCTGAAGTATTGGtagcttaaaaatttgatactgTATAacactaaaaattccaaaatttgtaataaagtcTCTAGCTTAGTCCCAGCCACACCAATTCCAACAATTCTATTTAATTGAACCCGAAGCTTTTCCAATTAATTTATCAACCCTCTTGAAATCAAAAGTTTTCAACGCCGAAAGAATGAAATTATGGAATATCATTGTATCGATGATTCAACGACCTCTTATCATTTAATCTTCACGTTCACGGGGCACGGTTTGCTAAGAATCGAGAAGAGATCAAAGGACACCGAGTAGTTGCTTGACAATTGTATGTAAATCTTGAATTATTACTTATGAACTCGAAGTGCGgataattaatttatgaataatgtATGATGTCTCTTGCAATTCACGCTTCCAGTTTGATGAAACTCATATAATTTCGTAATCCAGTTCGTTACGTCTTTGACGTTCGTACATGGTAATTAACCATTAGCAGTCGAAGATATTTTTGCTGTTGTCAGATATCAAACTACTCAGTTGAAAAGTTTGTTGAATTCACTTAAGATTGCTATTTTCCTATTATTAATTACCAATAGTGTCTGCTTGAGTATATTTATGATATATATAATACTTTAGAttgagttaaaaatatttatttaaaattgttgtattaaactGAATGGTGAATATGAGTCACCTTTCGAGTGAATACATCATACGTATAATACTATAGAtccagttaaaaatatttattacaaattgtaTTGAACTGAACGGTAAGTGTGAGTTCACCTTTCGTTAATgtctattaaccccttgcactatgatttatttgtcagatcggaactaatcacagctgcaatattaaaacaaagaaagttgaaatgttatgtcaatttggtatcgatcgttgactatgcaaataactggacttgaactccaaattgcgTATCCAAAATTCGAGTGAAATTGATcacgaagtacgagtgcgtcagactcgACAGaacagtgcaaggggttaacgaTTATTCCGACGTTAATCGCCATAAATTCCGTGGAATTCGCGACAACTTCGACGTTACTTATCGTAATCCATTGTTCATCCGAGAAGGTATACGTGAATTAGGCAACGGCGTAAAACGTTTCGCAGGCAAAAACATTGATGAAATTTTCACGAAATTTGGATGTCAAGGCGTTGCTCGTATGGGCGTGCACCGTTGACTATCCCGAAACGCGTTGCTGCACCGTGTCTCTTTCATAATGACGTATTGCATTCGCATAATCCCAGGGTAACAATGGTAGCCTTTGCTATTAGTGTTAACAGAGAGAAGCCAATACGAAGCTGAGAAAATTGCTGTCGGGGGCCGTGGCGGGATCCGCCTTTCTTATAAAAGAACCTGTGGACAACGTTAGACGGACAGTGGTGAACTACTGACAGATACGCGGAAAAAAATTAGTGCAATTATTCGACGAGTTAACTGGCTAACGTCAGCTGACGGAGAATGGCTTGCCTGAAAATTGTGAGTCCACTGATATTTAACCGGTAATCTGTGATAtttcatctctaaatttctatatccttaaatttctgtgtaacatatttttatattaagaaaTCTCTATATGGtagaaattcttatattccaaaTCTTAATATCCTGAGTTACTATATCTCAAGTCTTTATATTCAGGATTCTTATATCTTCAAACCTCTATATCGCCAGACCCTATATCTCaagttcctatatccccaaatccctgtatATCAAATACCTGTATCCTAAACCCCTATATTCAAAATTCTTATGTCCCTATTTCTACTATCCCAAGTCCTTATATCCTGAGTATCTATGTCCCGAGTCCATATATCCTAAGTCTCTATGTCCCGAGTCATCACATATCGAGTCGCTATATTCTAAGTTCTTATATCACACATTGCTATAACTCCAATACCCATATCCCAAGTACCTATGTCCCAAATGCCTATGTCCCAACTACCTATGTCCTAACTACCCATGTCCCGAATGCCCATGTCCTGAATACCTATGTCCTAACTACCCATGTCCCGAATGCCCATGTCCTGAATACCTATGTCCTAACTACCCATGTCCCGAATGTCCATGTCCTAAATACCTATCTCCCAAATGCCTATGTACCAACTACCTATGTCCCATCTACCTATTTCCCAACTACCTATGTACCAGCTACCTATGTCCCATATACCTATTTCCCAACTACCTATGTCCCAAATGTCtacaccccaaatccctacatcccaaatccacatatgccaaatctcTGTAACAGTTCCATACAAAATGAACTAACGTCATCAGATTTAAAAAAGCAAAGAAGTCTTCACATAAAGAGCAAAGTATGTTATATATAATGTCTTTATTTACACAGTACACAGTCCTGCTGTTGGCTGTCATTATCGGTATCGTTTCTGCAAGACCAGGATACCTAGGTGGCTACGGATACGGTTTTGGATACCCCTACGGATATGGCTTCCGATACCCATTTTACGGATATGGACACGGTTTCGGATACTATGGTAAGGAAACAAGTTGCATGATTAAAAGTAGAACGGGCTGACTCAACGTCAATGAATCTTTTGTATCCTTCTCATTCAATTGAACAACCATTAAACTCTCCACACTTGCACAACCTTGAATCTTCTGTATTCGAAATTGAATCTTTTCTTCTCGAAATTGATTCTTTTTTATCATGAATTTATGTATTTGGTTGTGAGGAAAACAAAATATTCATAGACGTTGCAGACACAAATCGCAGAGTAGACAAAACATTCATCGACGTTACTCTGTCATGATAATTTGCTTTTCCTTTAGGCTACCCGTACTACGGTTATGGTCACGGATTCGGTCACTTCGGCTTTCACTAATCGAAAAGATGACATTATGGATTCCACGATTCGCAAAGGGGAAACCGTCGAGAGACGATCTTTCGATACCGATTTTATCCTATCGTAACCTTTCTTGACGACAATCGAAACTGAAATGCGTTCGCGTTTTCGTTAGTCGAAAGCAAACGTATCTTCGTCCTTATTACAAACAGCATTTATCCTGTCTTCTCTGTTTATCCATGCAAATCATAGTAGTCGGAAAAAATAACGATGCAGACATTTATAAAGTGAACGGTTTAGATTGTACTCGATTAAACTTTATATTCTCACCGTCTAAGATTGTGCAAGTCGAATGAATAAAACGTAGATTTTTATCAAAACATCGTATTTATAGTGTCTTATTGTCGTGCCAGATGTGACACATTTTCGGACGACGAATTTATTAGTTATGTGTCTTTCGttgctgaaatttttgaaatatttatttgttttgtaAATCTCATTGTGAACCTGGTTATACAAatagattaattttaattacagggctattacagtatttattaatttcgttAAAGAGACAGTAAAATTTTTTTGAATCCCCGAACTCGATACTCGAGTCGACGCAAAAATAAACATATGtcataatgaatattaaatttacaccTGCTTTTATAACACTCATAAAGTAAATGATTACTTCGATCGTATATCTTGATGAAATACAACGTTAACGATCGAAGAAAACAtaagattttatttattaatcttccCAAGGTTTTCACAAAATTCGCAAACACTGTCAtgcaagaaaataaataaatgtataatatttagACGAGAAATCCTGAATCGTATAATGAAtgacgaaatataaaaatattcaaatcctttCTTACCAGTTGGTTttcatgtttaaaatatttataattttggttAATTCTTTCACAATTTGTCGCAATATTATTGGCGAATAGATACGAAGTTCAATGTTTGTTACGTGGTCAATGATGCAAAAACTTGCGTCTATATTTGCTGTGAAAGTTTACAATACAAAACAACGATCAATGATTAATAATCATGTCTCGAGAAGCAAGAAGACATTAAATTGATTAATGTAGGAAAGGGAAGCATCTGAGCTATTCCGCATTTCGAAAGCTAATAGTTTAAGGAACTGCGTTATacggtagactctcgttatattgccacagatGGGGTTACAGTActagataattttttaaattggcaACAGACTCCGCAACTGACAATAgagttatattgcaataattaGTGTTGTAGTATTAGACGTTTTTGAAATTGGCAATagacttttgttatattgcaatagtTAGAGTTGTAGTATCGaacgatttttgaaattggtaATACAGTCTCTCGTTATGTTACCatagataaaattataaaatcagacgATTTCTGCAAATTGTAATACAGTAAACTCTCGTCATATTGCCACGAATAAGATGATGGTATCAGTCGATTTTTGGTATTGGTAATatagtagactcttgttatattgcaacaatGGGATTGTAACATCGAATGATTCTAGGAAACGACAATATAGTAAACTCTTGTCATATTGCCACGAATAAGATGATGGTATCAGTCGATTTTTGGTATTGGTAATatagtagactcttgttatattgcaacaaaTGAGATTGTAACATCGAATGATTCTAGGAAACGACAATATAGTAAACTCTTGTCATATTGCCACGAATAAGATGATGGTATCAGTCGATTTTTGGTATTAGTaatacagtagactcttgttatattgcaacaaaTGAGATTGTAACATCGAATGATTCTAGGAAACGACAATATAgtaaactcttgttatattgccacgaataAGATGATGGTATCAGTCGATTTTTGGTATTGGTaatacagtagactcttgttatattgcaacaatGGGATTGTAACATCGAATGATTCAAGGAAACGACAATATAGTAAACTCTTGTCATATTACCACGAATAAGATGATGGTATCAGTCGATTTTTGGTATTAGTaatacagtagactcttgttatattgcaacaaaTGAGATTGTAACATCGAATGATTCTAGGAAACGACAATATAgtaaactcttgttatattgccacagatGGAGTTATACTACCGAACAACTCATTAAATTAACACTACAGttgactttcgttatattgcatataGGATTACAGTATCAcacgatttttggaattggcaaTATAGTAAACTTTTGTTATACGCAcagtatttatataattatttgacAGAAGAGTTACTTCTCTAATAATCGAAAACTTCCATAAAAccttcatttataaaaataaaaatttgccttcttttttcataaatttaaaatataaaatttttaatcgtaGTCTTGTAATACCGACAAAGTACCGTGGTTATACCGACTTACGAGTCCACATACCGACTCCCATTACGTCACGCATCTTGTAATTTAGGGTTGTTAGTGCTGTGTACCATAAGTTGGAGGTCGCTACTGTTAGAATACAGACCTCAAAGGCCATCGACATTACGTATGCGAAGTTAAGGACACATACTGCTGTTCTTCAgttatcatataatcatagaatttgaaattaactATTACTGAAGCCTGTAGTCGAGAATCATCGACTGCTCACGACTCACGCGTTCTTAACAACGAAACTCGTGATTTGGAGTCCGCGGTAATAGAATCTAATCGTTACAGGTCACAAGACTTGTAATTAGGAAAATATGCTTGTCGAAAATCATAGTGTAGCCGTTGGTTCGACTCGAATTTCGTAGAAACTGAGTCATTGTTACCTCATCGTAGAACTCTAACCATATAAGTCCAGCGTGTGCCATCACTGCTTAATTATTATGGGTCATCGTTCTGTCTTCGTTTATTACCAAGAAATTGTTACTACCAATTTTCATTGTCCGCTCGAAAAGTCAAGTGGTATTTAGCAGAGACCTGTTACGAAATTTATTTCGACTTTGCAATCTGCGTTTAGATACCATCGCTCACGCGTTTTTTcattttcgtttaaaaaaacATGTCATGTAAATCAAGTTTTTGCAGTGaagtatttttaacaaatactaAGACGTTTCATTTTTTGTAGTCTTATGTCAGTTAGAATTCTTTTCGGATTTGTCATTTCTTTTGCTTTTCCGTTACAaggtatttatatttaatactcttaATTTCGTGTGCGAAAGTCATAAGAAGAGTCTTCACTTTACTAAAAAtctttcgaatttaaaaattgctgcAAATATTACAAACATTACAGTGGTGCTTCACTTAAGAATTATtcgttgaattttaataaataatccaGCAGCAACAACCTAGCCTCTTACCGATTTAATTgtaaacattaatattaatttcctgAAACGTaccaaacaaaaatattaaaatatatatacattaagACTAAAAATActacataacaaaaatattaaaataccgtaaaattaataaattttatacgtgaaaaataaaaatacgacttGATGAGATCCTCAGCGACCTTACCGTAATGGCGGCCGCATTAAAGCGTATGAACCTGATTTTCTTCAATAGATCACCACTGCAACCGTTTCGTAATTCGTTCTGCGCATTATGCAAAAGTTATGCTGGTTATAAGTGACACAATTCAATCAACCTTATCCAAGAAAGAATCTCCAGTACTCCTCCACGAACTCCTTTAATTACGATGTTGAACGACGTAACAGGAGAACGACGGTAAAATCAGCAAACATTGCTAAAATCCTGTTTCTACGAGCATTTTCTGTTTAATTGGGCAACCACGTCGCGATTAAGAGAGAATGCATCTGCGGTGATCCGTATGTGCAGGTGCAGGGGTCATCCGCAGCTCTTCGGGTCGTTCGGACTTTTACTTTGCTGCGAGTCAACCGCAATCGACCATAATCGCAACTTTAACCATCGATGTGACACGTTTCACTCTTCCTGCTTCTTAAACAAACATCAAAGGAATGTTTCAAAGTGATGACACTTTCGATTTTAATCTATACTTTACACTTCGAGAATTCAAGATAAaagtttcatcaatttttacTGATTGGATTctttaaatttagcaatttttgttgatcggattttttaaatttagcaatttttactgatcggattttttaaatttagcaatttttactgatcggattttttaaatttagccaTTTTTACTAAttcgatttttttaaatttagcaatttttactcattggattttttaaatttcttatttgttACACGTTGActtcttttatatttcattaaaatctgaaacttaAGATATTGTATACAGGTTGATGTTGAATAATTACTCACTGTAACTGATGAGTGTATTACGTGCGTTATATTGCAGAtacaaattaatcaaattacattaaaaaagttgtaagatattttatcaaattatacaAAATCACGACACTGTATCAAATCGTTCACATAACTATTCATAAACGAATTTTTTCAACAGCATGGATCAGAAATAgtagaatatttttgaataaccGTATATGGGTAAAGGTTAACgcttttaaaaaatacaaaccgAGCCgtctaaattataaataaaattaatgcgaattttaatttttctgagaTCCGTGCTTCCACGAATGCAACGGCTATTAAAAACATCGATTAAAGGTGACGGTCTTTTAATATGTTCCAAATGTCAAAGGATTGAAATTGACGAGTTTAAATTAAACGAGAGGaacgtagaaaaataaatgaagggACGATGTGCggcgattttatggaaatgtttgTTTACGAAACTTTAACCTGTGTTTTCGAGTAACATCTAATGAAAAAGTTACACAATATTACATTTAGCCGAGTTAACACGTAtggtatattatataaatattgtgaAAGCATCTGCGATCATTTACGACACTTCACGTTTACCTTGATGATACCAGACGGATTCACTAATGATACATCGAATTGCTGCAATTAAAATTCCAAGGTCTTCTCAAAAGAGTGGCCACAAAAAAATACACAAGCGAATTTTTATTATCTAGACCTGCGTTTGGTGTAAATCATTTGAGGATAAATCTTGAAGAAATCCTGAATATATTTGTCTCTTTTGAATAAGAATGCTTTTTTCGGTGTCGTGTTATGAACAACCGTGGTTCTGAAGTTTTAACATTCTTAAGCTTTTGACGCagttta
Above is a window of Megachile rotundata isolate GNS110a chromosome 1, iyMegRotu1, whole genome shotgun sequence DNA encoding:
- the LOC105661777 gene encoding uncharacterized protein LOC105661777 translates to MHYPLHITVLFTTLWILRDDAYAVKTGFNAEVLTSFAKNVASILSSTLLGEYQDQSANQLSSTLLKKIQDDPPLLNTENLNDPSSESSKSSSRQLRHARSSKEVRGAYQDGYVMPHPSGHSKYYNAESHEYAVNPGARISNEGKSAKNVNVDTKGNSIDADINAASVYYSNRHEHSPRLRITNPVHPSVNSNPYGHPAFQPRYHHSTPQSIEGSASVDGNAQAARITRRPFNLNYHAYVHPQHTFDRDPGFYPYGRPIEGNGQPSPSASGQDESNPSRLIDDQNQGQTALGGYDYSPHFHYKPPYYGGFYHGFPAFPFDHRNASFDHGNGEHPGGNATGGFVPYGPPIFPDYKFNPYFPYHSTFPPYFNGHRRPADPQNPPDNAENGEQSVSAENGQTDANGTMGHRPPYGFVPYGPFYGDFYLPKYPLTFHGYPYHFHHGFHNFPPYFKPGPYVHFPLFHSYPYFAPYFRPHFNGRGHMMADKPMQDAKMTDNAESPPTNDQAEMISESKADIVRYEKSASSWPFGKDIKKISDRVQLEETS
- the LOC100879914 gene encoding uncharacterized protein LOC100879914, with translation MACLKIYTVLLLAVIIGIVSARPGYLGGYGYGFGYPYGYGFRYPFYGYGHGFGYYGYPYYGYGHGFGHFGFH